One Nocardia huaxiensis genomic window, ACGTCGGTGCCACTGCGGGATTGGGTGAAGGTGCTGGCAGCGACGGCCAGGCGGTCGCTATCTGTGACATTCTTCTCAACCGGCGACACCAGCGCGGCAATAACAATTCCGATGATTACAACCACGATGACGCCCGCCGCCACCAGGAATGGCAGCAGAGTCCGCGTCTCACCCTGATCGATCCGTACCGGCTGGTCATCGACGTCGCTCATGGGTAGATCATGCCTGGTCGACCGGGGTGTTCCGGCCGCGACACCGGGTACACGCGCGGGGTGGGCATTCCCACAGTTCACCGCACCGCGCGGGAGGGTGGTCCACCTCACCGATAGAATCACCACAATTCCCGCGCGAGAGCGGGAATAGCAACACCACGCAGCAACGCTGCAGCGTCGGGGGTTACCAGAGTGAACGGGACCACCCGAGCCAGGGCGTCAACTTAGCCTAAGCTAAGACAGACGGCTAAGTACTGACGGCAAGATAGTTTCGACCCAAAGGGTGCGCGTAAGAATGACCGAACAGAGTGCAGCGACCCGCCCGCTCCGCATTGCGATCGTGGGCGCGGGCCCGGCCGGCATCTACGCCGCCGACGCGTTGATGAAATCCGACGCGGACGTGAGCATCGACCTCTACGAGCGGATGCCCGCCCCGTTCGGCCTCATCCGCTACGGCGTCGCTCCCGACCACCCTCGCATCAAGGGCATCATCACCGCCCTGCACAAGGTGCTCGACAAGCCGCAGGTGCGCCTGCTCGGCAATATCGACTACGGCGTCGACATCAACCTCGAGGACCTGCGGCGCTTCTACGACGCCATCATCTTCTCCACCGGCGCCAATGCCGACCGCGCGCTGGAGATCCCGGGCATCGGCCTCGACGGCTCCTACGGCGCGGCCGACTTCGTCTCCTGGTACGACGGCCACCCGGACGTCCCGCGCACCTGGCCGCTGGACGCCAAGAAGGTCGCCGTGCTCGGCGTCGGCAACGTCGCCCTCGACGTGGCGCGCGTGCTCGCCAAGACCGGCGACGAACTGCTGCCGACCGAGATCCCGCCGAACGTCTACGAGGGCCTCAAGGGCAACCAGGCCCTGGAAGTGCACGTGTTCGGCCGCCGCGGTCCCGCGCAGGCCAAGTTCACCCCCCTGGAACTGCGCGAGCTCGACCACTCGCCGACCATCGAGGTCATCGTCGACCCCGAGGACATCGACTACGACGAAGGCTCCGAGGCCGCGCGCCGCCACTCCAAGCAGGTCGACATGATCTGCAATACCTTGGAGCAGTGGGCGATTCGCGATATCGGCAACCGCCCGCACAAGCTGTACCTGCACTTCTTCGAATCCCCGTCCGAGGTCATCGGCGACGCCGACGGCAAGGTCGTCGGCCTGCGCACCGAGCGCACCTCGCTCGACGGCACCGGCAACTGCAAGGGCACCGGCGAGTTCAAGGACTGGGACGTGCAGGCCGTGTACCGCGCGGTCGGCTATCTGTCGCAGAACATCCCGCAGCTGCCCTTCGACGATCAGGCCGGCACCGTGCCCAACGAGGCCGGACGCGTGCTCGTGAACGAGGACGCCGACGGCGCGGACCGGTTCATGCCGCAGACCTACGTTACCGGCTGGATCAAGCGCGGCCCCGTCGGCCTCATCGGCCACACCAAGGGCGACGCCAACGAGACCATCGCCTGCCTGCTCGACGACGCCGCCGGCTTCATCCCGGCCGCCGAACCCGAGCTGGACGCCGTCACCGCGTTCCTGGAGGAGAAGGGCATCCCCTTCACCACCTGGGCCGGCTGGTACCGCCTCGACGCCCACGAGCGGGCGCTGGGCGAGCCGGAGGGCCGCGAGCGCGTCAAGGTCGTGGAGCGCGAGGACATGCTGCGCGCGTCCGAGCCGGACAAGGTTTCCAACCAGTCCTGACCTGGCGTAATCCACCAGGCGGACAAGGTTTTCCGCACTTGTCACCGTTCTGAGGCATGCTGATCACGTGTTCGATGCCCATGTCCATCTCATCGATCCGCGGTTCCCGCTGATCGAGAACGAGGGCTACCTGCCCGACCCGTACACCATCGCCGATTACAAGCGGCGCATGTCGCGCTTCGACATCGACGGTGGTGCGGTGG contains:
- a CDS encoding FAD-dependent oxidoreductase; its protein translation is MTEQSAATRPLRIAIVGAGPAGIYAADALMKSDADVSIDLYERMPAPFGLIRYGVAPDHPRIKGIITALHKVLDKPQVRLLGNIDYGVDINLEDLRRFYDAIIFSTGANADRALEIPGIGLDGSYGAADFVSWYDGHPDVPRTWPLDAKKVAVLGVGNVALDVARVLAKTGDELLPTEIPPNVYEGLKGNQALEVHVFGRRGPAQAKFTPLELRELDHSPTIEVIVDPEDIDYDEGSEAARRHSKQVDMICNTLEQWAIRDIGNRPHKLYLHFFESPSEVIGDADGKVVGLRTERTSLDGTGNCKGTGEFKDWDVQAVYRAVGYLSQNIPQLPFDDQAGTVPNEAGRVLVNEDADGADRFMPQTYVTGWIKRGPVGLIGHTKGDANETIACLLDDAAGFIPAAEPELDAVTAFLEEKGIPFTTWAGWYRLDAHERALGEPEGRERVKVVEREDMLRASEPDKVSNQS